GTCGGGGTAGTTGGACGCCTGACCGATGACCCAATAGGCCGGCGACCCGCCGACGTAGCCCGCTTCGCTCGTCGGGATGTCGAAGTGGATGGTGTCGATGCCGGCCGACGCGTTGGCCTCCTCGATGGCGGCTCGCAGGGTGCATTGGGGGTCGCCCTGGGTGTTCAGCGCGCCGGTGTCGCACACGCCGTTGCCGGCCGACAGGTCGGACGCGTCGCCCGTCGAGTTGACTACGACGACACCGGTCGCCGTCAGGTCGAACACATAGAACGCACCCGCGTCGAGCGACCCGTCGTCGTCGTTGACCGCCGAGATGACGACGTTCAACGTGCCGTCGCCATCGAGGTCACCCAGCGATGCGACGTTCGAACCGAAATAGTCGAAGTTCTCGAGCGGCCCGGCGACACCGTTGGATCCCGACCCGAACGCCGCCTCTCCAATGACCGAACCCGAAGCGTCGAGGTTCAGCAGCAGCACCAGCCCGCGGTCGTTGCCGCCCAGATCGGCCTGAGGGGCTCCGACCATGATGTCGGGATTGCCGTCCTGGTCGGCGTCGCCCACACCGGCGATGCTGTATCCGAACCGGTCGCCGTCCAGCAGGCCATATGTGAGGCCGCCGGTGCCGCTGGCAATCATCGACTCGGCTTTCACCGTGCCGTTGGTGTTCAACATCAGCACATAGGCCGCACCCCTGTCGGAGCCGCCCGTGTCGTCGCCGGTGGCGCCGACAAGCACGTCGTACGCCCCGTCGCCGTCGACGTCGCCCACGGGGCCTACCGAATCGCCGAAGAAGTCGGTGTTGGCCAGCGGAGCAACCAAACCGCCTGTGGTGTCGCTGATCTTGGTCTGCGACGCGACCGTTCCGCTGGAGGTCAGGTACAGCACGTAGACGGCGCCGGCGTCCAGGAAGCCGTCGTCGTCGCCCTTGGCTCCCACGGCTATCTCGCTGCGGCCGTCACCATCTAGGTCGCCAATGGCCGCCACCGCGTTGCCGAACTGATCGAAGTCGTCGATCGGCCCGGTCAACCCACCGGTGGTCGAGCTGATCTTCTGTTCGGCCTTGACCGTGCCGTCGGTGTTCATGAACAGCACCCACACGGCGCCTCGTTGCGAACCACCGTCTGTGTCGTACTGCGAACCGACCACCAGGTCTGCGATGCCGTCGCCGTCGATGTCGCCCGGTGCCGCGAGATCGCGACCGAATCCCACGTCGTTGGGCGTCGGCCCGACGAACCCGCCCACGCCCTGGCTGATCTGTTGCTCGGTCTTCACCGTGCCGTCGGCGTTGAGGAACAGGATGTACACCGCACCGCGGTTGAAGCCCGCGCCGTCGTCGTAGTAGGCGCCAACGGCGACATCGACCACACCGTCGCGGTCGAGGTCGCCAATCGGCTGCACGCTGGAGCCGAAGTAGTCCTGAGATGCCAGTGGGCCGGTGAACCCACCAACCGTGGCAGACACCTTCTGCTCGGACACCACCGGCGCCCCCGATGCCAACCCGATGGGTGAGTCCAGGTAATCGGGTTGGGCGTCCAGGTCGCTGTCGACCGCGTCGCTGGGGTTTCCGTCAGCGTTGGGGTCGGCGCTCTCGGACGCAGTCGGTAGGCCGTCGCCATCGTCGTCTGGGTCCAGATAGTCGGGAACGGTGTCGCCGTCGGTGTCTGGCCCCGGGTTGGTGGCGGCGTCATCGTCCAGGTCCAGGTTGGCGTCTTCGTACCGGTTTTCGATGCCGTCGCCGTCGTCGTCGCCAGTGGGCGAGGCCAGCGCCACGATGGGTGGATCCTCGGCCTGCGCCATCGCGGGGGCGGGGAATCCGAGGCTCATCAGAACTGTGGCAAGTGCTGCTGCGAGGGCGCGTCGAACTAGACGCCCCGGGGGCGCCGTGACCCCACGCGGGGGATCGAGGCGAGTGTTTTCAGCCATGTTTCTGTCTGAAAGAGTCGACAGGCCCGTATGGAGGGAAAGCCTGGGTGGCTGAACGGGTAACTTCTTGGCCGATGACCGAAGACGACTTCGAGCCTCATACCGATCAGCTGGTCGAGGCCAACAAGGCCTACGCCGAGCATTTCCACGACAGCGAGTTGCAGGTGCGGCCCACCATGCACATGGCTGTGGTGGCCTGCATGGACTCGCGGATGGACATCTTCCAGATCCTGGGGCTCCACAACGGTCAGGCCCACGTCATCCGCAACGCCGGAGGCATCATCACCGACGATGTGCTGAGGTCGGTGTATCTGTCGCAAAAGGCGATGGGTACCCGCGAGATCGTGCTGCTGCACCACACCAACTGCGGCCTGCAGAACCTCGATGAGGTCAGTCTGCGCCGCGAACTCGAGGAGACCACCGGTGTGCGCCCCGCGTGGACCTTCGACTCGTTCGACAGCCCCTACGACGACGTCAAACAGTCGATTCGGCGCTTGCAGATGAGCCCGTTCATCCTTCACAAGGACCACATCCGCGGTTTTGTGTACGAGGTCGAAACAGGGTTGTTGCACGAGGTCACCGTCGACGGTTGACCCGCCCCCGACCGCAGATCGACCCTGGCATGTGGTACCAGGTACCCATGCGCCGCATCGCCCTGGTCCTCATAGCTGCTGCCTGTCTGGCGATTGTGCCACCGGTTGCATCAGGGCCCGCCGGGGCCGCGACGCCAATTGACGTCGTGGCTGTAGCCGCTGTTCCTGACGGCGACGGCTACATCATCGTCGAGAGCGACGGCGTGGTCTGGTCCTATGGCGAAGCCCCAGACCTGGGCGATCTGGCGGGCATCGGCCTGGCCCAACCGATAGTCGGCGCAGCTATCACGCCTACTGGTGGTGGTTATTGGTTGGTTGCTTCTGATGGTGGGGTGTTTGCGTTTGGTGATGCGGGGTTCTTTGGGTCGACGGGTGGGTTGGCTTTGGTTGAGCCGGTGGTGGGGATGGCTGCGACGCCTACTGGTGGTGGTTATTGGTTGGTAGCGTCCGATGGTGGGGTGTTTGCGTTTGGTGATGCGGGGTTCTTCGGTTCGACCGGCGCCATCGCTCTTGACCTGCCGGTGATGTCCATGACCCCAACGCCGTCGGGACGCGGCTATCGCCTGTTCGCCCTCGACGGAGGTGAGTTCGACTTCGGCGACGCCACCTTCATCGGTTCGAACGCTGCACGCGGCGTCCGCTTCGCAGCGGCTGCCGTGACCCCCGGCGGAGACGGCCACTGGATGGTCACCGCCAAGGGTCAGCTCCAGCAGAGCGGCCTGGCACCCAGGCTCGGGGCACCTGTAGCGGGCCCGCCCACCGCCGAGGTGCCGCTCGACCAAGCCGACCTGGCGTTCGAGACCCTCGGCATTTTCGACGAGCCCGTCGCCATCCGGTCGAGGCCCGGCGATTCGTCCGGGGTGTACGTCGCCGAGAGGTCGGGCCGCATAGTGAGGTACGACATGGGTTCCGCGGTGCGCACGACCCTGCTCGACATGTCGAACCTCACCGCCACCGACAACGAACGCGGCCTGCTTGGCTTCGACTTCTCGCCAGACGGCACGAAGCTCTACCTCGACCACACCAACCTGGCCGGCAGCGTCGAACTGGCCGAATACGACCTGACCGTTTCACCCCCCACACGTCGGCTGCTGTTGACCATTCCCCAGCCGTTCGCCAACCACAACGGCGGCGACATTCATTGAGCATCCCCCCTCTGGCCGGTCACCTCGAATAGGAGGTAGCCATGTCAGTGATGGAGGAGAAGGAGCCACGGTCTCGGTCTCGTCGTTCGTTCACGCCTGAGTTCAAGGCCGACGCGGTGGCGATGGTGCTCGATGAGGGCAACACGATCGCCGATGTCGCTCGACGGCTCGGGGTCGGCGAGACGAATCTGGGGAATTGGGTGCGTCAGGCCCGGGTCGATCGAGGTGAGCGTGAAGGATTGACGACCAGCGAGCGTGAAGAACTCGCCGAGCTGCGCCGCGAGGTCAAGCGCCTGCGGATGGAACGCGAGCTGCTCAAACGAGCGACGGCCTTCTGGGTGAAGGAGTCGGGACAGTGACCCGCTATCGGTGGGTCGCTGCCCGGAAGGCCGAAGGCTTCCCGACCACGACAGCATGTGAGACCGCCGGCGTCAGCCGGCAGGCCTTCTATGACTGGCGCCAACGCGAGACTGTAGGGCCGACCGAAGCCGAGGAGGCCGAGGCCGCTCTGGTGCAGGAGATGCGCGAGATCGCCGATGAGTTCGACGAGTCCTACGGGTCACCGCGCATGACCGCTGAGCTACGCGATCGGGGCTGGCGGGTGAACCACAAGCGGGTGGAGCGGCTGATGCGTGCCCATGGCATCGTCGGGATCTACAAGCCCGCCAAGGTCCGCACCACGATCCCCGCCGAGGATGCCCCGCCGTTGCCGGACCTGGTGAAGCGCAACTTCGCCCCTGGTGTCCCAGATGTCGCGTGGGTTGGCGACATCTCCTACATCCCGACCGGGCAGGGCTGGCTCTATCTGGCGACGGTGATCGATCTCGGATCGCGGCGCCTGCTCGGGTATGCGATGGCCGAGCACATGCGCACCGAGCTCGTCTGTGACGCCTTGGCGATGGCCGCCGGCGTCCGGGGCGGGCGCACCGCCGGGATCATTTTCCATTCCGACCGCGGAGCGCAATACCTCGCGGGCGACTACCGGGCAGCCGTCGCGGAGCGCGGCATGATCCAGTCCGTCGGCCGCACCGGGGTGTGCTGGGACAACTCGGTCGCCGAATCGTTCTTCAGCTCACTCAAACGAGAGCTGATCCACCGCTACCGATTCGAAGACCGCGCCGGAGCCCGCCGAGCGATCTTCGCCTGGATCAACCGCTACAACACCCGAAGGCTGCACTCGAGCCTCGGATACCGTTCACCCACCACCTGGGAGAACCTGCACCGTCCACCAAAGGCCCCAAAGGCCGCATAAACCACGTGACCGGCCAACGGGGGGAAGCTCACATGTCACCGAAGACGGGCTGGTGTGGGCGTCTTCGGGCGATGGCGGCAGCGGGGGCGATCCGTCGAACAACGCCCAGAACCGATCCAACCTGCTCGGCACCATCTACCGCATCGACCCCACACCCTCGGCGGGGGCGCCCTATTCGGTGCCAGGCACCAACCCATTCGTGGGTGAAGCCGGGGTGCGTGCCGAGATCTGGGCCTACGGGCTGCGCAACCCTTGGAGGTTTGCGTTCGACTCGGCCACCGGCGATCTGTGGATCGCCGATGTCGGCCAGGGTTCGCGAGAGGAGATAAACCTCGAACCCGCTGGTTCGGGCGGTGGACGCAACTATGGCTGGAAGGCGTGGGAGGGCGACGTGAGGTTCTCCGACGTTGCGGCCGCCGATCCGTTCTTCCCCATCTACGCCTACGGACACGACCAGGGCTGCTCGATAACCGGGGGAGTGGTGTCGCGAGGCGGGCTTGCAGCGCTAGAGGGCGTGTATCTGTTCTCCGACTATTGCAGCGGCGTGATCTCGGGTTTGCAGATCGTGGGCGGCGATGCGGTATCGGTGGTCGACCTGGGCTTGCGGGCTCCGGGTGCCGTCGCGTTCGGCACCGACCCCAATGGCGACGTGCTGGTCGCCCTGCTGGGCGGCGGTGTCCGCCGCATCATCGATAACTGACCTGGTACGCCGCGATTACCCTGGGCCACCAACGCCGAGCGGGTGCCCGGCGACGTTGTCAGGGGGAGTCG
The window above is part of the Acidimicrobiales bacterium genome. Proteins encoded here:
- a CDS encoding IS3 family transposase, with translation MTRYRWVAARKAEGFPTTTACETAGVSRQAFYDWRQRETVGPTEAEEAEAALVQEMREIADEFDESYGSPRMTAELRDRGWRVNHKRVERLMRAHGIVGIYKPAKVRTTIPAEDAPPLPDLVKRNFAPGVPDVAWVGDISYIPTGQGWLYLATVIDLGSRRLLGYAMAEHMRTELVCDALAMAAGVRGGRTAGIIFHSDRGAQYLAGDYRAAVAERGMIQSVGRTGVCWDNSVAESFFSSLKRELIHRYRFEDRAGARRAIFAWINRYNTRRLHSSLGYRSPTTWENLHRPPKAPKAA
- a CDS encoding transposase, with the translated sequence MSVMEEKEPRSRSRRSFTPEFKADAVAMVLDEGNTIADVARRLGVGETNLGNWVRQARVDRGEREGLTTSEREELAELRREVKRLRMERELLKRATAFWVKESGQ
- a CDS encoding FG-GAP-like repeat-containing protein; translation: MSLGFPAPAMAQAEDPPIVALASPTGDDDGDGIENRYEDANLDLDDDAATNPGPDTDGDTVPDYLDPDDDGDGLPTASESADPNADGNPSDAVDSDLDAQPDYLDSPIGLASGAPVVSEQKVSATVGGFTGPLASQDYFGSSVQPIGDLDRDGVVDVAVGAYYDDGAGFNRGAVYILFLNADGTVKTEQQISQGVGGFVGPTPNDVGFGRDLAAPGDIDGDGIADLVVGSQYDTDGGSQRGAVWVLFMNTDGTVKAEQKISSTTGGLTGPIDDFDQFGNAVAAIGDLDGDGRSEIAVGAKGDDDGFLDAGAVYVLYLTSSGTVASQTKISDTTGGLVAPLANTDFFGDSVGPVGDVDGDGAYDVLVGATGDDTGGSDRGAAYVLMLNTNGTVKAESMIASGTGGLTYGLLDGDRFGYSIAGVGDADQDGNPDIMVGAPQADLGGNDRGLVLLLNLDASGSVIGEAAFGSGSNGVAGPLENFDYFGSNVASLGDLDGDGTLNVVISAVNDDDGSLDAGAFYVFDLTATGVVVVNSTGDASDLSAGNGVCDTGALNTQGDPQCTLRAAIEEANASAGIDTIHFDIPTSEAGYVGGSPAYWVIGQASNYPD
- a CDS encoding carbonic anhydrase, coding for MTEDDFEPHTDQLVEANKAYAEHFHDSELQVRPTMHMAVVACMDSRMDIFQILGLHNGQAHVIRNAGGIITDDVLRSVYLSQKAMGTREIVLLHHTNCGLQNLDEVSLRRELEETTGVRPAWTFDSFDSPYDDVKQSIRRLQMSPFILHKDHIRGFVYEVETGLLHEVTVDG